In Reichenbachiella agarivorans, one genomic interval encodes:
- a CDS encoding TIGR01777 family oxidoreductase codes for MTVLITGGNGLVASHLTALLIAKGHTVRLLSRNHFKHLTAEVFEWDIRSGYIEEGALDGVEVIIHLAGAGVAEHKWTEKRKKEIYDSRIDSTRLFYEVLSKRKQKPATFICASAIGYYGYEPFSHWSKEDDAEGKDFLAEVTIDWEKEADKIADLGIRVVKPRIGLVLSSRGGALDKIAQPIKWCVGAALGSGNQICNWIHVDDLAAMIEYFMHNKATVGAYNAVGNDPVTNLRLTQLIASALRRPLWMPNVPEFVLKILLGEMAEIVLEGHHISNQKVIDSGFKFKFTSAEDAIKDILTSD; via the coding sequence ATGACAGTACTCATAACAGGGGGTAATGGTTTGGTAGCATCTCATCTAACGGCATTGTTAATTGCTAAAGGTCACACTGTCAGACTGCTAAGCCGCAATCATTTTAAGCATTTGACCGCCGAAGTTTTCGAATGGGACATTCGGTCTGGCTACATCGAAGAGGGAGCGTTGGATGGCGTAGAAGTGATCATTCATCTAGCAGGTGCAGGTGTCGCCGAACACAAGTGGACAGAAAAAAGGAAGAAGGAAATCTATGACAGCAGAATTGACTCGACAAGACTCTTTTATGAAGTTCTGTCCAAGCGCAAACAAAAACCTGCAACATTTATTTGTGCCTCTGCTATTGGCTATTATGGCTATGAACCCTTTTCTCATTGGTCAAAAGAAGACGATGCAGAAGGAAAAGACTTTTTGGCCGAAGTAACCATTGACTGGGAAAAAGAGGCAGACAAAATTGCGGATTTAGGCATCAGAGTGGTCAAACCACGCATTGGCTTGGTACTTTCCTCCAGAGGAGGTGCATTGGATAAAATCGCACAACCAATCAAATGGTGTGTCGGTGCGGCACTCGGTAGTGGCAATCAGATTTGCAACTGGATACATGTAGATGATTTGGCGGCCATGATCGAATATTTCATGCACAACAAGGCGACCGTAGGGGCGTACAATGCCGTGGGCAATGATCCCGTCACCAATCTTCGGTTGACACAATTGATCGCCAGTGCACTACGCAGACCTCTTTGGATGCCCAATGTGCCTGAGTTTGTACTCAAAATATTGTTAGGAGAGATGGCTGAGATCGTATTGGAAGGTCACCATATATCCAATCAAAAAGTCATCGACAGTGGCTTCAAATTTAAATTCACTAGCGCAGAGGACGCCATCAAGGATATTCTCACTTCAGACTGA